One window of the Manihot esculenta cultivar AM560-2 chromosome 14, M.esculenta_v8, whole genome shotgun sequence genome contains the following:
- the LOC110599964 gene encoding BAG family molecular chaperone regulator 7: MSRIRRIEILDPYYPSIYVREASIFTPKTLAFPSFLVEEETDALSFALDLLNPKPSPFELFDSVSDLIQIENPLSVCSYKRIQKRVGYDLCLQTLCDRVSVLESTFDRLVSAKVHSSDRKYTWTKEIEGPVERKYKWTAEIKEGKNNKEVKKGGVEKNYKWTAEIKKKEEEQPISRKYTFEVSSGDAGESSGTGKKEKKEKKGRNGVRLVEIEEPNDHGVVALKQAFAKRAGASKSSKGKQKELSPQDAALLIQLTFRAYLIRRSKALRALRELAIAKSKLKEIRALFNNFSYRRQVARDAEERQRFSEKIIVLLLTVDAIEGADLMVRAAKRTMVDELEAMLDVVDPQPPEKLLSIKRRIFDMPDGVIRKEIAEGVTRVVQMLDDE; encoded by the exons ATGAGCCGAATCAGGAGAATCGAGATCCTCGATCCCTACTACCCCTCCATCTATGTTAGAGAAGCCTCCATTTTTACTCCCAAGACCCTAGCTTTTCCCTCATTTCTAGTAGAAGAGGAAACAGATGCTCTCAGTTTTGCTCTTGATCTTTTAAACCCTAAGCCCAGCCCTTTTGAGCTCTTTGACTCAGTGTCGGATCTTATTCAAATCGAGAATCCGCTGTCTGTTTGCTCCTACAAGAGGATCCAGAAACGAGTCGGCTACGATTTGTGCTTGCAGACCCTATGTGATCGAGTCAGTGTTCTCGAGTCTACGTTTGACCGGTTAGTCAGCGCCAAGGTACACAGCAGTGACCGGAAGTACACATGGACAAAGGAGATCGAGGGACCAGTGGAGAGGAAGTACAAGTGGACTGCAGAGATAAAAGAAGGGAAGAATAATAAAGAAGTGAAGAAGGGGGGAGTTGAGAAGAACTACAAGTGGACTGCTGAGattaagaagaaagaagaggagCAGCCGATCTCTCGGAAGTACACTTTCGAAGTGTCAAGTGGCGATGCAGGTGAGAGCAGCGGAACaggaaagaaagagaagaaggagaagaaaggaCGGAATGGCGTGCGTCTGGTGGAGATCGAAGAACCCAACGATCATGGGGTTGTGGCTCTTAAACAG GCATTTGCGAAGAGAGCTGGAGCTTCCAAAAGTAGCAAGGGAAAGCAGAAGGAATTGTCTCCTCAAGATGCTGCACTGTTGATCCAGCTGACTTTCAGAGCTTATCTAATACGTAGATCAAAGGCTCTTCGTGCCCTTAGAGAGCTGGCAATTGCCAAGTCCAAGTTGAAGGAGATCAGAGCTTTGTTCAACAATTTCTCCTACCGTAGACAAGTAGCCCGTGATGCAGAGGAACGCCAGAGGTTCTCTGAAAAAATCATTGTCCTGCTTCTAACCGTTGATGCTATTGAG GGAGCTGATCTGATGGTGCGAGCTGCAAAAAGGACAATGGTGGATGAGCTAGAAGCAATGCTTGATGTGGTGGACCCTCAGCCTCCGGAGAAATTACTTTCCATAAAAAGGCGTATATTTGATATGCCTGATGGCGTTATCAGGAAGGAAATAGCAGAAGGCGTGACTCGGGTTGTGCAAATGCTTGATGATGAATAG